Proteins from a genomic interval of Oryctolagus cuniculus chromosome 8, mOryCun1.1, whole genome shotgun sequence:
- the ATOH1 gene encoding transcription factor ATOH1 — MSRLLHAEEWAEVKELGEHPRHPQPHHISQPPPPPPQPPAALQAREHSVYPAELSLLDGTDPRAWLAPTLQGICTARGAQYLLHSPELGASEAAAPRDQADGRGELGRRSGGGGGKSPGPVKVREQLCKLKGGVVVDELGCSRQRAPSSKQVNGVQKQRRLAANARERRRMHGLNHAFDQLRNVIPSFNNDKKLSKYETLQMAQIYINALSELLQTPSGGEQPPPPPPPPPTSCKSDHHHLRAGAASYDSGAGSAPAAGAPPTSGGGPRPAAPGSCRTRFSGQASAAGGYAVPLDALHFSAFEDSALTAMMAPKNLSPSLPGGLLPPVQEESSKTSPRSHRSDGEFSPRSHYSDSDEAS, encoded by the coding sequence ATGTCCCGCCTGCTGCATGCAGAAGAGTGGGCTGAAGTGAAGGAATTGGGGGAGCACCCTCGCCACCCCCAGCCGCACCACATCTCGcaaccgccgccgccgccgccccagcCACCGGCGGCCCTGCAGGCCCGGGAGCACTCCGTCTACCCGGCCGAGCTGTCCCTCCTGGACGGCACGGACCCACGCGCCTGGCTGGCTCCCACGTTGCAGGGCATCTGCACGGCCCGCGGCGCCCAGTACCTGCTGCATTCCCCGGAGCTGGGTGCTTCCGAGGCCGCGGCGCCCCGGGACCAGGCGGACGGCCGGGGGGAGCTGGGAAGGAGgagcggcggtggcggcggcaaGAGCCCGGGACCCGTGAAGGTGCGGGAACAGCTGTGCAAGCTGAAAGGCGGCGTGGTGGTGGACGAGCTGGGTTGCAGCCGCCAGCGCGCCCCTTCCAGTAAGCAGGTGAACGGGGTGCAGAAGCAAAGACGGCTGGCGGCCAACGCCAGGGAGCGGCGCCGGATGCACGGGCTGAACCACGCCTTCGACCAGCTGCGCAACGTTATCCCTTCGTTCAACAACGACAAGAAGCTGTCCAAGTACGAGACCCTGCAGATGGCCCAGATCTACATCAACGCCCTGTCCGAGCTGCTGCAGACGCCCAGCGGCGGGGAgcagccgccgcccccgccgccgccgcctccgacCTCCTGCAAAAGTGACCACCACCACCTCCGCGCCGGCGCCGCCTCCTACGACAGCGGCGCGGGCTCGGCGCCGGCGGCGGGGGCCCCGCCGACCTCGGGAGGGGGCCCGCGGCCCGCCGCGCCCGGGAGTTGCCGGACTCGCTTCTCCGGCCAGGCCTCGGCGGCGGGAGGGTACGCGGTGCCGCTGGACGCTCTGCACTTCTCCGCGTTCGAGGACAGCGCCCTGACGGCGATGATGGCGCCAAAGAACTTGTCGCCCTCGCTGCCCGGCGGCCTCCTGCCACCGGTGCAGGAGGAAAGTAGCAAAACTTCGCCGCGGTCGCACAGAAGCGACGGCGAGTTTTCCCCCCGCTCCCATTACAGCGACTCGGACGAGGCGAGTTAG